The genomic window GTGCATTTCGGATCTGATGGACGCGTTGGACGAGTCGATCCCCGAGCCCAAGCGTGAAGAAGACAAGCCCTTCTTGATGGCTATCGAAGACGTGTTCTCGATCGAAGGTCGCGGTACCGTGGCTACCGGTCGTATCGAACGCGGTGTCATCAACGTTGGTGAAGAAGTGGCGATCGTCGGTTTGGCCGAAGCTCCCGTGAAAACCACCTGCACCGGTGTTGAGATGTTCCGTAAGGAACTGGGTACCGGTAAGGCTGGCGACAACGTCGGTTGCCTGTTGCGTGGCGTCAAGCGTGACGACATCCAGCGTGGTCAGGTGTTGGCCAAGCCCGGCAGCATCACGCCGCACACCAAGTTCGAAGCCGAAGTTTACTGCTTGAGCAAAGATGAAGGCGGGCGTCACACCCCGTTCTTCAGCGGTTACCGTCCTCAGTTCTACTTCCGTACTACGGACGTGACGGGTACGGCCAACCTGATCGATGCCGAAATGTGCATGCCCGGCGACAACGTTAAGGTTTCCGTCGAACTGCACAAACCGATCGCTATGGACGACGGTGTCCGCTTCGCTATTCGCGAAGGCGGCCGCACCGTGGGTTCGGGCGTGGTTTCCAAGATCGTCGAGTAGACTCGACGGTCCCGGACCGCGCGTCGAAGAATTCGGCTGCCTTTGCCTTGGGTGGGGGTGGCCGAGCGGCCTGCGATCCGACAGACTAGAGACAGACGCTGAATGACAAGACGGTTAATCCCAGCGAAAGCCGTTTTGTCATTTGGACGTTACAGGGGTGTAGCTCAATTGGCAGAGCACTGGTTTCCAAAACCAGCGGTTGCGAGTTCAAGTCCCGCCGCCCCTGCTTTTATTTAAGTCCATTCATTTCTCCCAGGAGACAGGATCGTTGTCCAGGGAAGTCGCCAGCTCACAAACATCCTCCACGCCGCTGATGTCCGAAATGATGTCGGCGGGCGTGTATAAACGCAATCAGGGCCGCCTGGTCCGCCAACTAACATGCCTGGCGGTGTGGGCCGTGGTGGGGATCGGTTGTTGGCGATTGTATGAAACACTCAAAGGCAGCGAGAACACCTGGGTCGAATTGGGTGTCCCGGCGGTAATTCTGCTGGCCGGCTTGTGGGTCGGGTATCGGTTGGTTAACTGGCCCCGGTTTGCGGACTTTTTAATCGCCGTTGAAGCCGAGATGAACAAGGTCTCTTGGCCCTCCAAGACGGAAATGATCCGCTCCTCAATGGTGGTGATCTTTACCATCTTCTTTTTGGCCATCACGCTGTTTCTGTTTGATGTCATTTGGCAGTGGTTGTTCCGCGTTATCGGCGTCACCAGCTAGACGGCTGGGCAAGTATCTAATTGAACTCGAGAAGGTCCGCGAACTGTGTCCGAATCCGACGCCACCAATAATCTCCCCGACGACCTAGACGATCAGGAACAGACTGTTTCCGAAGACAGGGCTGTTTCCGAAGACAGGGCTGTTTCTGAAGACGCTGTGCAGGACGACGAGGCGGGCGCCGAGGACGCGCTGGCAGCGGCGGCTGCGGTCGAGGAAGAGACGCAAGCGGAAGTGGCTGCGGAAGATGGACCGGGCTCGGACTTCGATTGGTACATCCTTAAGGTTGCCTTCAACCGCGAAGATTCGATTCGTGACGGGTTGGAAAAACGCGTCAAAATGGAAGGCATGGAAGAATACTTCGGGGACATCGTCGTGCCCACCGAAGACGTCGTCGAATTCACTCGTGCCGGTAAACGCCGCGTCACCAAACGCAAGCTGCTGCCCGGCTACCTGATGGTCAACATGGTCATCAACGACGACAGTTGGTTCCTGGTTCGTGAAACCTCGGGGATCAGCGACTTTACCGGAGCCGCCGGCAAACCGATGCCGATGGACCCGGCCGACATTGATCGGTTTATCAAGAAACCGCGAGAAGACGACGAAGAAGACGCCCCGATGAAGACGGCGATCCCCTTCAAGCCAGGCGATCGCGTGCGGGTCAAAGAAGGCAACTTCCAAAATCAGGAAGGCGAAGTCGATTCGATCGACGAAGCCAATGGCCGTGTCACGGTGATCATCAATATCTTCGATCGCAGCGTGCCCATGGAGCTGGACCACTGGCAGATCGAAGATCTGTAGCGGTCGGCGGTTTCTGCGGGCATCGTCCGTGATACAAACGCGCAGGGACTGTCCCCGCGCGGTTCTTGGCACATTAGGCCCGAGGGGCCGGCATAGCCCTTGCCGGGGCTGTTAAGCCCCGGTGCCCAACCTCAGCAAGATGCAGGCCCGAAGGGCCGGCACAAAGGGATTTTTCGCTGCGCCAAGTTTCGGCATAACTATGTCGGCCCTCCGGGACATGAAATGAATTGCTGCAGCTTTGGGCCTTGGGGCCGCTTCCTTCACCCTCCTTTTTAAGGAGGGTCGAGCCTTAGCGAGGGGCATACGCGCGGGGACTGTCCCCGTGCGGGACTTTGAAATTTGCTTGCCGCATGCCCCACCGTCTGGCGACGGTAGCTACGGGGAGCGTTGCGGCGACGGCGACGCGCTACTTAGTGACCACCGGCAGGGCGTTTTTGGGCTCGGCTGGTGGGGCGGTGTCGGGGTCTTTCCAGTTGCTGGTGTCGAAGTGTCGGCTGTAGGTGCCGAAATCGTTGAAGGCGTATTTCTTCGCCCAACGATACACCAGGCTGCGTTCGGGGATTTCGTCGCCGGGCTGAAATTGACTCCGCCGCGGCGATACGGCGTTCAGCTCTTCGATCACCGTGCCCCGCGCCGTGGTGTCTCGGGCCCCATGCCGCTCAGCCAATTCGACCAGCAGATCGGGCCGCTCCATGATCACGCAGCCACGGGTATGCTGGGCGGTTAGCTCGCGGAAATCTCGCAGGAATTCCGAGTTGTTGAAGGTGTCTTTCAGGGGACGTTGGTCGTGGATCGATTCAGTGGCCAACTGGATCACCGGGCAGGGTTCCAGGTCGCCCCAAGGTCCCACGTGATGGGTGAAACCGGTGGCGGCCGGGCACAGTGCGTTGCCCGCGTCGTCGTGATAAGCGTCGATCACGATGATGGGTTTGGTGGCTCGGATGTCGACGACAAACTGGCGGACGCGGCGCTGTTGTTCGCTGGTCAGGGCCAGGTCGGGGTTGGATTCGGGTCCGACCGGTCGATAGATATGGAACCAGCAGTACATCACGCCCATTTCGATCAGGCGGTCGATCCATTTTTCGGAAACCAGGTCGTCGATGTTGGTTTTGCAGACGCTGGTGCAAACACCGACCATCAATTTGTTCCGCAGGGCGGCTTCCAGGCCGGCCATGGTATCGTTCAGCACGCCCGCGCGGCCGCGTCGCTGATCGCTGATGATCTCGCTGCCCTCGACCGAGATCAACGGCGTGACGTTGCCCAGTTTTCGCAGCCGGGCGGCGACTTCGTCGGTAATAAAGTGGCCGTTGGTGAAGACTTGGAAGTAGGCGTCGCGATGGGCCGCGAAGATTTCCAGGAGGTCTTTGTGCATGAAGGGCTCGCCGCCCAGGATGCCAAAAAACGCGTTGCCCATCTGCTTGGCTTCGTTGATCGTCTTGTTGGCGGCTTCCAATTCGATGCGATGCTGCTTGGCCGCCACATCGACCCAGCAACCCTGGCAGCGCAGATTGCAGCTGTTGATCACCGACAGGTACAGAAAGGGCGGGAAGAATTCGCCCCGTTTCAGTCGCCGTTTGTGCTTGTGGACGCTCAGCAGCCCCTTCACGCCCAGGGTCCAAGAGGCTTTGCAGAGCAGGCGTTTATCGGTTTCTAGCAGCAGGCGTTTGGCCATTCGCAAATACATGCGAGCGATTCTCGACAGCGGGGGGAGGTAGGTATCAGCGGCCGTTTCGGAACTCGGGCGAGTTCGGCGACGGCCGGATTGCAAAGTTAAAGATTGCCGCAGCACTAGCCTACCATGCGGCGGCCCTTGTGTGGCGGCGAATCCGATCGGTTATAATGCCAGGATGCCCCTCGGCGGACACAATTTCCAGCCGTTCCGCCCGTTGCGCTTCTCTTTGGCCCCCCTTGTCACCTATGATTCGAGGAGGCCAGAAGGCGTCCCCACCAATGTTTCCGATCCTGACAGCAAAACTATGCTCAAATTGAATCGAATTGTACTATTTGGCCTGATCTTGCCGGCAGCGTTGCTGTTGGCGCCTACCCAAGTGTCGGCTTGCCCGTTCTGCTCGGCCGTATCGCAGACGCTACGTCAGGAAATGGCCACTATGGACGCGGTGGTGATCGCGGAATCGATTCCTGGCGAGGTCCAGAATGCTGAAACCGGGATGATCAAAATGCGGGTCGTGAAGGTGCTGTCGGGCGAAGAGTTGGTCCAGGCCGGGCAGGTGGTTACGCCGGTCTACTACGGCAAGGTGGGCGATGGTCGCCGGTTCATGCTGACGGGGGTCGATCCCCCCAATCTGCAGTGGTCGCTGATGCCGATCACCGAGCGTGGCGAGAAGTATTTGCTGCAGGTGATCCAGTTGCCCGATAACGACACCCTGCGATTGAAGTTCTTCCATGACTATCTGGAAGACGAAGAACCGATGCTAGCTCGCGATGCATACGACGAATTTGCGATCACTCCCTACGACGCCGTGATTGCGTTAAAAGACGACATGGACCACGATCAACTGGTTGAATGGATTCAGGATCCGGAGATGCCCGCCGATCGCAAGCGACTGTATTTGACGATGTTGGGCGTCTGCGGAGGGCCGGATGACCTGCCAATGCTGGAAAAAATGTTGCGGAGCGAGCAGAAGCAGGGGGGCTTGGACGCCATGGTGGCCTGTTACCTGACGCTTGCCGGTGAGGACGGGTTGCCGCTGATCGATGAACTGTTTTTGGCCAATCGCAAGGCGCCCTACACCGATACCTATGCCGCGATCATGGCGATCCGCTTTCACGGGACCGAATCCGATGTGATTCCGCGGTCCGCTCTGTTGCCCTCGTTGCATCACATCTTGGATCGTCCCGAGCTGGCCGATTTGGTGATTTCGGACCTGGCGCGGTGGGGCGACTGGAGCCAGATTGAGCGTCTGACACAGTTGTTCGTCGATGCCACCGAAGACAACAACTTTGTGCGGGTGCCGGTTGTGAATTATTTGCGAGCCTGCCCGAAGCCCGAGGCGGCCGAAGCGTTGAAGGAATTGGAAAAGATCGATCCGGAAAGCGTTCGGCGTTCGAATATCTTTTTTGCCAAACCAATCGTGAAGCCTCAGCCGGGACCGAAAGCGTCTTCCTCGGTGCTGCCGGCTGCTCCCGCTGCGAACCTGGTTGCGATGGCTCGCAGCCGTCAGTCGTTGGCGGACGCTGGCCGCTCGGCGGATCGCCAAGTGGCGGTGCAGGACGCGGTTGCGGACACAGCGGCTGCGGTCGGCTTGGCGGCGACACCGGCGGCCGTGATGCCGGCGTCGAACCGGCTGGGCGTGGTAAACGTAGTAATCCTAGCCCTGGCCACCATGCTGATCGTTGCTTGGTTGGCTCTCACCAGCGGGGCTCCGGCATCCGCTGCCGGTTTCGAAAGCCAGTGAGTTTCATAGGGATTACCGACAATGGCCGTTGATTTGCAAGAATCAGAGCAAGAACCAGAAGTCGTTCAGGACGTTGCGTTGTCCAGCCAGACCAACGACGATTTCCCCTACAAAGCACTCAGCCGAGGCGCGATCGTGTCGGTGTTTTTGGCCTGTTTGGCTTTGGTCGGACTGGTCCCCGGATTCCAGGTAGCTCTGGTTTTGGCCGTGTTTGGAATTGCGGCGGCGATCATGGGTTTGCGGGTGACCAGCCTGTATCCCAAGGAATATGGCGGCCGGATGTTGGCCAAAATCGGTTTGACGTTGAATCTGCTGTTGGTTGTCGGCGGCGTGGGCGAACACGCGTATATCTATGCCACCGAGGTGCCCGACGGTTACCAGCGAGTGCATTTTTACGCTTTGCAGCAGCCCGACGATGGGCCGAAGGGGCCGACCGAGGAAGCAGTTAGTCTGGACAAGAAGAAGATCTTTCTGAAAGGTTATATTCATCCCTCCGCCGGCAATGGCAGGTTGACCCGGTTTGTGTTGGTTCCGGACCTGGGAACCTGCTGTTTTGGCGGACAACCGGACACCACGGACATGGTCGAAGTAGTGCTGACGGGCGGCGACACGGTGCGTGCCAATTTGATGAAGAAAAAGTTGGCGGGTGAGTTTTTTGTCACCCCCCAAGGCATGCGCAGCAAAGATTTCGACAACCCCGTGGTTTACCGTTTAAGAGCCAACTACGCGAAATAACGGACGCAACAATCGCATGATGAAGTCAACCAAGCTGGTCGCCGCTGTGTTTTGTATGCTGGTCGGATCGGCCTGCTGGGCAGACGATCCCGCCGATGAGAAGGAGCGGAAGGAGCGAGCGGCCGCGTTGGCTCGCGGTGAAATTACCTTCGATGATCTGAAGTTCGACATCGAAAAAGGTCAGGCTTTCGAAAAGAAAATGCTGACCAAGAAGATCGAGGGATTGCATGAGCGAACGGTCCAGCTGCGCGGGTTTATCCTGCCTTCGACCCTGTTTCGCGAAACGGATATCAAAGAGTTCGTGTTGGTCCGTGACGACCAGGAATGCTGCTTTGGGCCCGGTGCGGCGCTGTACGATTGCGTGATCGTGAATTTGGTCGATGGCGTGACCACGGACTTCACCACGCGGCCGGTCACGGTCAAGGGCAAGTTCACCGTCAAAGAGTATTTGTATCCCGATAACAAGACGCATTTCGCCGTGTTTCACCTGGAAGGCGTCTCGGTGAAATAGTTTGCGTCGGAAGCGTGAATCGCGGGGTGCGGGACGCGAATCACGGCGTTGACCTATGGTGTCACGGATCGGGGCGATACTTAGGGTGTTGATTCAAAACACCTTTGCCGGAGCTTTCTCTGATGGCTGATTCGATTCGCCGTATCCTGACCCAAGCCGCTCGCCGTTCGGATGATCTGGTCGTGCAGTTCGATTACTGCGACGCCAAGGGCCAGACCACGCGGCGGGTGGTGAGCCCGATTCGGTTTGTTTCGCAGGACCGTTTTCTGGGGCTGTGTCTGTGCCGCGAAGAACCGCGGCAGTTCTACCTGGACCGTTGCAGCAACGCGGAATTGCTCAACGCCGCGGACGTGTTGATGCCGATGCCGATGCTAGCCACCGCCGGCTGAGCGATAGTGGTCCCCTCCCCCGTAGCATGGGCCCCCGGCCCGTGTTGTTCGGGGACAGACACCGCGCGGCCGTTCGGGGACAGACACCGCGCGCCCCACCGAGTTTTTTAGCTGCGGGGGACGTAAATTGTATTGCTGCCGCATTGGACATTGGGGCCTCATTCTTCACCCTCCTTTTCAAGGAGGGTCGAGCCTTAGCGAGGGGAGGTTCTTTTGCAACTGCGCAGTCGCCCTCTCCTCGCTGACGCTCGACTCTCCCAGGGGGAGAGTGAAGGAGAGCCGTCAATAATACATTTCACGTCCCGAACAGCGATCGCAAGACGGTTTTCGCTATCGCTGCTCCGCAGCTTTGGATTTCCGCTCGCCCTATTCCTGGGGCTCGCGGCCCAGGCTTTATGCTGTCGCCGCTCTGCGGCTAGGAACAGCTCGCCAGAAACAAGCAACTTATTTATTGGACGTCCCTCGCGGTGTGCCCGTGACGCGGGGCACGCTATTTTCGTCCGCACTACGCTTCAGCGACGCCATTAACTCAGGCTTCTCCGTGTGACGGCCCCTGGTACTTTCTTACACGGGCCGGGGGCCCATGCTACGGACATGCCGCGTTTCTACACGGGCCAGGGGCCCATGCTACGGACATGCCGCGTTTCTACACGGGCCAGGGGCCCATGCTACTTTGGCCAGTGCTGGGCGATTTTGGCTCGCAGGAAGTCGGCGCTGCGGCGGAGTTGTTCGATGCCGTCGACGCCGTCTTCGATGCTGATCCAGCTGTCAAAACCTTTGCTTTTGAGCTCGGTGAAAATGGCGTCGTAGTCGTTCAGCCCTTTGCCGATTTCGCCGTGCCGCAGTCGCTGGGCGTAGCCCACCGCACCGTCTTCTTCACGCCGCAGGTCTTCCAGCGTGCCTTCGATCAGGTAGCGATCGCTGGCGTGCATGGTGACGACCCGGTGTGATACCCGTCGCAGTAACTCCAACGGATCGTCGCCGGCCAGGAAGGCGTTGCTGGGATCGTAGTTTACGCCGAAGTTGGGGTGGTCGATGGCGGCCACCAGGTCACAGA from Roseimaritima ulvae includes these protein-coding regions:
- the tuf gene encoding elongation factor Tu, translating into MAKATFERTKPHVNVGTIGHIDHGKTTTTGAILAVQAAKGLAEAKNYSDIAKGGTVRDQTKTVTIAVAHVEYETDTRHYAHIDCPGHADFIKNMITGAAQMDGAILVVSAADGPMPQTKEHVLLARQVGVPYIVVFLNKCDLVDDEELLELVELETRELLSKYSFPGDDLPVVHGSALPAYNNPADPEASKCISDLMDALDESIPEPKREEDKPFLMAIEDVFSIEGRGTVATGRIERGVINVGEEVAIVGLAEAPVKTTCTGVEMFRKELGTGKAGDNVGCLLRGVKRDDIQRGQVLAKPGSITPHTKFEAEVYCLSKDEGGRHTPFFSGYRPQFYFRTTDVTGTANLIDAEMCMPGDNVKVSVELHKPIAMDDGVRFAIREGGRTVGSGVVSKIVE
- the secE gene encoding preprotein translocase subunit SecE, with protein sequence MSEMMSAGVYKRNQGRLVRQLTCLAVWAVVGIGCWRLYETLKGSENTWVELGVPAVILLAGLWVGYRLVNWPRFADFLIAVEAEMNKVSWPSKTEMIRSSMVVIFTIFFLAITLFLFDVIWQWLFRVIGVTS
- the nusG gene encoding transcription termination/antitermination protein NusG codes for the protein MSESDATNNLPDDLDDQEQTVSEDRAVSEDRAVSEDAVQDDEAGAEDALAAAAAVEEETQAEVAAEDGPGSDFDWYILKVAFNREDSIRDGLEKRVKMEGMEEYFGDIVVPTEDVVEFTRAGKRRVTKRKLLPGYLMVNMVINDDSWFLVRETSGISDFTGAAGKPMPMDPADIDRFIKKPREDDEEDAPMKTAIPFKPGDRVRVKEGNFQNQEGEVDSIDEANGRVTVIINIFDRSVPMELDHWQIEDL
- a CDS encoding radical SAM protein, with amino-acid sequence MAKRLLLETDKRLLCKASWTLGVKGLLSVHKHKRRLKRGEFFPPFLYLSVINSCNLRCQGCWVDVAAKQHRIELEAANKTINEAKQMGNAFFGILGGEPFMHKDLLEIFAAHRDAYFQVFTNGHFITDEVAARLRKLGNVTPLISVEGSEIISDQRRGRAGVLNDTMAGLEAALRNKLMVGVCTSVCKTNIDDLVSEKWIDRLIEMGVMYCWFHIYRPVGPESNPDLALTSEQQRRVRQFVVDIRATKPIIVIDAYHDDAGNALCPAATGFTHHVGPWGDLEPCPVIQLATESIHDQRPLKDTFNNSEFLRDFRELTAQHTRGCVIMERPDLLVELAERHGARDTTARGTVIEELNAVSPRRSQFQPGDEIPERSLVYRWAKKYAFNDFGTYSRHFDTSNWKDPDTAPPAEPKNALPVVTK
- a CDS encoding DUF3299 domain-containing protein, whose protein sequence is MAVDLQESEQEPEVVQDVALSSQTNDDFPYKALSRGAIVSVFLACLALVGLVPGFQVALVLAVFGIAAAIMGLRVTSLYPKEYGGRMLAKIGLTLNLLLVVGGVGEHAYIYATEVPDGYQRVHFYALQQPDDGPKGPTEEAVSLDKKKIFLKGYIHPSAGNGRLTRFVLVPDLGTCCFGGQPDTTDMVEVVLTGGDTVRANLMKKKLAGEFFVTPQGMRSKDFDNPVVYRLRANYAK
- a CDS encoding DUF3299 domain-containing protein encodes the protein MMKSTKLVAAVFCMLVGSACWADDPADEKERKERAAALARGEITFDDLKFDIEKGQAFEKKMLTKKIEGLHERTVQLRGFILPSTLFRETDIKEFVLVRDDQECCFGPGAALYDCVIVNLVDGVTTDFTTRPVTVKGKFTVKEYLYPDNKTHFAVFHLEGVSVK
- a CDS encoding WYL domain-containing protein — encoded protein: MADSIRRILTQAARRSDDLVVQFDYCDAKGQTTRRVVSPIRFVSQDRFLGLCLCREEPRQFYLDRCSNAELLNAADVLMPMPMLATAG